The Glycine max cultivar Williams 82 chromosome 12, Glycine_max_v4.0, whole genome shotgun sequence genome window below encodes:
- the LOC100802939 gene encoding uncharacterized protein isoform X5 yields MYLRRIQCRDRTWALVLQPSKYFFRPRFSDQRYFQSLSPKTTVEEYASHGRIIRKHLLGLDLCRHTSSRNSFTVPDRRPSLCLNSTQLRAYSSESDGRNASEDKHVNVNDGANFDKGQKQQEKFGKDVKYSNAHARLGEQEQEEWLNNEKLSIESKRRESPFLTTRDKFKKEFMRRIIPWEKINISWDTFPYHIHENTKNLLVECAASHLRHNKLASSFGSRLTSSSGRILLQSIPGTELYRERLVRALAQDLQVPLLVLDNSILAPYDIDDDLSSDYESDEDNAESGEEGSLESENEDDNDATNEEEWASSTETKSDASDNEDAIAAAEAHLKKIVSGESENSESSKSNDAKSSDQSGCQLRKGDRVKYIGPSVKVRDEDRIILGKIPISDGTTNAYTIIHGRWVGEGRRLRYCELCSLRGPLTKGQRGEVYEVNGDRVAVILDINEDRVNEGEVENLNEDHTKPPIYWIHVKDIENDLDAQSHDCYIAVEALCEVLHRKQPLIVYFPDSSQWLHKAVPKSHRNEFFHKVEEMFDRLSGPIVFICGQNKIQSGSKEKEEFTMILPNFGRVAKLPLSLKHLTEGIKGDKTSEDDEINKLFSNVLSILPPKDENLLATFKKQLEEDKKIVTSRSNLNALRKVLEEHQLSCMDLLLVNTDSIILTKHKAEKVVGWAKNHYLSSCLLPSIKGERLYLPRESLEIAVSRLKGQETMSRKPSQSLKNLAKDEFESNFISAVVPPGEIGVKFDDIGALEDVKKALNELVILPMRRPELFSRGNLLRPCKGILLFGPPGTGKTLLAKALATEAGANFISITGSTLTSKWFGDAEKLTKALFSFASKLAPVIVFVDEVDSLLGARGGAFEHEATRRMRNEFMAAWDGLRSKENQRILILGATNRPFDLDDAVIRRLPRRIYVDLPDAENRMKILRIFLAQENLNFDFQFDKLANFTDGYSGSDLKNLCIAAAYRPVQELLEEEKKRASNDTTSVLRPLNLDDFIQAKSKVGPSVAYDATSMNELRKWNEMYGEGGSRTKAPFGFGT; encoded by the exons ATGTACTTGAGGAGAATACAATGCAGAGATCGGACATGGGCTTTGGTGTTGCAGCCATCGAAATACTTCTTTAGGCCAAGATTCTCTGATCAACGATATTTTCAATCTTTGTCCCCTAAGACCACTGTGGAAGAATATGCTTCACATGGAAGGATCATCAGAAAACATCTTTTAGGCTTAGATTTATGTAGGCATACTTCATCTAGAAATAGTTTCACTGTTCCGGACCGAAGGCCTAGTTTATGTCTTAACAGTACTCAGTTACGTGCCTATAGTTCTGAAAGTGATGGAAGAAATGCAAGTGAGGATAAACATGTAAATGTTAATGATGGAGCTAACTTTGATAAAGGACAGAAACAACAAGAGAAGTTTGGGAAAGATGTCAAGTACAGCAATGCACATGCACGACTTGGAGAACAGGAACAAGAGGAATGGCTTAATAATGAGAAGCTTTCTATAGAAAGTAAAAGGAGAGAATCACCATTTTTGACAACAAGGGATAAGTTTAAAAAAGAGTTTATGAGAAGAATTATTCCTTGGGAGAAGATAAACATTTCCTGGGACACATTTCCTTATCACATTCA TGAGAATACCAAAAATCTTCTGGTGGAATGTGCTGCTTCCCATTTGAGACATAATAAGCTTGCTTCATCTTTTGGCAGTCGCCTCACATCTTCAAGTGGGAGAATATTGCTTCAGAGCATTCCTG GAACTGAGCTGTATCGTGAGAGATTGGTTAGGGCTCTTGCACAAGATTTACAAGTTCCTCTGTTAGTGCTTGATAACAGCATTCTTGCTCCTTAT GATATTGATGATGATTTATCATCAGATTACGAGTCTGACGAGGATAATGCAGAGTCTGGGGAGGAGGGTTCTTTGGAATCAGAGAATGAGGATGATAATGATGCTACAAATGAAGAAGAGTGGGCTAGCAGTACCGAGACCAAGTCAGATGCAAGTGATAATGAAGATGCAATAGCGGCTGCTGAAGCACACCTTAAGAAG ATAGTGTCTGGTGAATCTGAGAATTCTGAGTCATCTAAGTCTAATGATGCCAAATCTTCTGATCAATCTGGATGCCAGCTAAGAAAAG GTGACCGTGTGAAGTACATTGGGCCATCTGTTAAAGTTAGAGACGAGGATAG GATCATACTGGGGAAGATACCGATATCTGATGGTACAACTAATGCTTATACTATTATACATGGCAGGTGGGTTG GAGAAGGAAGGAGGCTAAGGTATTGTGAGTTGTGCTCTCTACGAGG GCCTTTAACTAAAGGTCAGAGAGGAGAGGTATATGAGGTTAATGGAGATCGAGTTGCTGTCATCTTGGATATTAATGAAGATAGGGTCAATGAGGGCGAGGTGGAGAACCTTAATGAGGATCATACAAAACCCCCAATTTATTGGATACATG TTAAGGACATTGAGAATGATCTTGATGCTCAATCACATGATTGCTACATAGCAGTGGAGGCTTTATGTGAG GTTTTGCATCGCAAACAACCTCTTATTGTCTATTTTCCGGACAGTTCACAATGGTTACATAAAGCTGTTCCTAAGTCACACCGAAATGAGTTTTTTCATAAGGTTGAAGAGATGTTTGACCGGTTATCTGGCCCTATAGTGTTCATTTGTGGGCAAAACAAAATTCAGTCAggatcaaaggagaaagaagaattc ACAATGATACTTCCGAACTTTGGACGTGTTGCTAAGCTG CCTCTTTCTCTGAAGCATTTAACTGAGGGAATTAAAGGGGACAAGACATCAGAAGATGATGAAATTAACAAGCTCTTCTCCAATGTTTTGAGTATACTTCCACCTAAG GATGAGAATCTGCTGGCAACATTCAAGAAACAACTTGAGGAAGATAAGAAAATTGTGACTTCACGTAGTAATTTGAATGCATTACGGAAG GTTCTCGAAGAACATCAGCTATCCTGCATGGACCTTTTGCTTGTAAATACTGATAGCATCATTTTGACAAAGCATA AAGCTGAAAAAGTGGTAGGCTGGGCAAAAAATCATTACTTGTCATCATGCTTGCTTCCTTCTATTAAAGGAGAAAGATTGTACCTACCTCGTGAAAG TCTGGAAATTGCAGTCTCAAGATTGAAGGGCCAGGAAACTATGTCACGGAAGCCTTCTCAAAGCCTCaag AACCTTGCAAAGGATGAGTTTGAGAGCAATTTCATTTCAGCTGTAGTACCTCCTGGTGAAATTGGGGTGAAATTTGATGACATAGGTGCTCTTGAAGATGTGAAAAAGGCACTTAATGAACTCGTTATTCTTCCAATGAGAAGGCCAGAGCTTTTCTCTCGTGGAAATCTGTTGCGG CCCTGTAAAGGAATTTTACTTTTTGGTCCTCCTGGCACTGGGAAAACCCTTCTGGCCAAGGCACTTGCAACTGAAGCTGGTGCAAATTTTATCAGCATAACTGGTTCGACCCTTACTTCAAAG TGGTTCGGAGATGCTGAAAAACTAACCAAAGCTCTTTTCTCATTTGCCAGCAAGCTTGCTCCTGTCATTGTATTTGTCGATGAG GTTGACAGTTTGCTTGGTGCTCGAGGTGGTGCTTTTGAGCATGAGGCCACTAGAAGAATGAGGAACGAGTTTATGGCAGCTTGGGATGGATTGAGGTCAAAAGAAAACCAAAGAATCCTTATTCTAGGTGCAACAAACCGGCCATTTGACCTTGATGATGCTGTTATTCGTCGCTTACCAAGAAG GATATATGTTGATTTACCGGATGCTGAAAACCGAATGAAGATTTTAAGAATCTTTCTTGCacaagaaaatttgaattttgattttcagTTTGACAAACTTGCAAACTTCACTGATGGATACTCTGGCAGTGATTTGAAG AACCTCTGTATTGCTGCGGCATATAGACCTGTTCAAGAACtcttagaggaagaaaagaag AGAGCCAGTAATGATACAACTTCGGTACTAAGGCCTCTTAATTTGGATGATTTTATTCAGGCAAAATCCAAg GTGGGTCCATCAGTTGCGTATGATGCAACAAGCATGAATGAGTTGAGGAAGTGGAACGAAATGTACGGAGAAGGAGGTAGTAGAACAAAAGCGCCATTTGGATTTGGGACCTGA
- the LOC100802939 gene encoding uncharacterized protein isoform X3 — protein MYLRRIQCRDRTWALVLQPSKYFFRPRFSDQRYFQSLSPKTTVEEYASHGRIIRKHLLGLDLCRHTSSRNSFTVPDRRPSLCLNSTQLRAYSSESDGRNASEDKHVNVNDGANFDKGQKQQEKFGKDVKYSNAHARLGEQEQEEWLNNEKLSIESKRRESPFLTTRDKFKKEFMRRIIPWEKINISWDTFPYHIHENTKNLLVECAASHLRHNKLASSFGSRLTSSSGRILLQSIPGTELYRERLVRALAQDLQVPLLVLDNSILAPYDIDDDLSSDYESDEDNAESGEEGSLESENEDDNDATNEEEWASSTETKSDASDNEDAIAAAEAHLKKVKAAVIRKLVPYNVGEFEKIVSGESENSESSKSNDAKSSDQSGCQLRKGDRVKYIGPSVKVRDEDRIILGKIPISDGTTNAYTIIHGRWVGEGRRLRPLTKGQRGEVYEVNGDRVAVILDINEDRVNEGEVENLNEDHTKPPIYWIHVKDIENDLDAQSHDCYIAVEALCEVLHRKQPLIVYFPDSSQWLHKAVPKSHRNEFFHKVEEMFDRLSGPIVFICGQNKIQSGSKEKEEFTMILPNFGRVAKLPLSLKHLTEGIKGDKTSEDDEINKLFSNVLSILPPKDENLLATFKKQLEEDKKIVTSRSNLNALRKVLEEHQLSCMDLLLVNTDSIILTKHKAEKVVGWAKNHYLSSCLLPSIKGERLYLPRESLEIAVSRLKGQETMSRKPSQSLKNLAKDEFESNFISAVVPPGEIGVKFDDIGALEDVKKALNELVILPMRRPELFSRGNLLRPCKGILLFGPPGTGKTLLAKALATEAGANFISITGSTLTSKWFGDAEKLTKALFSFASKLAPVIVFVDEVDSLLGARGGAFEHEATRRMRNEFMAAWDGLRSKENQRILILGATNRPFDLDDAVIRRLPRRIYVDLPDAENRMKILRIFLAQENLNFDFQFDKLANFTDGYSGSDLKNLCIAAAYRPVQELLEEEKKRASNDTTSVLRPLNLDDFIQAKSKVGPSVAYDATSMNELRKWNEMYGEGGSRTKAPFGFGT, from the exons ATGTACTTGAGGAGAATACAATGCAGAGATCGGACATGGGCTTTGGTGTTGCAGCCATCGAAATACTTCTTTAGGCCAAGATTCTCTGATCAACGATATTTTCAATCTTTGTCCCCTAAGACCACTGTGGAAGAATATGCTTCACATGGAAGGATCATCAGAAAACATCTTTTAGGCTTAGATTTATGTAGGCATACTTCATCTAGAAATAGTTTCACTGTTCCGGACCGAAGGCCTAGTTTATGTCTTAACAGTACTCAGTTACGTGCCTATAGTTCTGAAAGTGATGGAAGAAATGCAAGTGAGGATAAACATGTAAATGTTAATGATGGAGCTAACTTTGATAAAGGACAGAAACAACAAGAGAAGTTTGGGAAAGATGTCAAGTACAGCAATGCACATGCACGACTTGGAGAACAGGAACAAGAGGAATGGCTTAATAATGAGAAGCTTTCTATAGAAAGTAAAAGGAGAGAATCACCATTTTTGACAACAAGGGATAAGTTTAAAAAAGAGTTTATGAGAAGAATTATTCCTTGGGAGAAGATAAACATTTCCTGGGACACATTTCCTTATCACATTCA TGAGAATACCAAAAATCTTCTGGTGGAATGTGCTGCTTCCCATTTGAGACATAATAAGCTTGCTTCATCTTTTGGCAGTCGCCTCACATCTTCAAGTGGGAGAATATTGCTTCAGAGCATTCCTG GAACTGAGCTGTATCGTGAGAGATTGGTTAGGGCTCTTGCACAAGATTTACAAGTTCCTCTGTTAGTGCTTGATAACAGCATTCTTGCTCCTTAT GATATTGATGATGATTTATCATCAGATTACGAGTCTGACGAGGATAATGCAGAGTCTGGGGAGGAGGGTTCTTTGGAATCAGAGAATGAGGATGATAATGATGCTACAAATGAAGAAGAGTGGGCTAGCAGTACCGAGACCAAGTCAGATGCAAGTGATAATGAAGATGCAATAGCGGCTGCTGAAGCACACCTTAAGAAGGTTAAAGCAGCTGTTATTCGGAAACTTGTTCCTTACAATGTTGGAGAATTTGAAAAG ATAGTGTCTGGTGAATCTGAGAATTCTGAGTCATCTAAGTCTAATGATGCCAAATCTTCTGATCAATCTGGATGCCAGCTAAGAAAAG GTGACCGTGTGAAGTACATTGGGCCATCTGTTAAAGTTAGAGACGAGGATAG GATCATACTGGGGAAGATACCGATATCTGATGGTACAACTAATGCTTATACTATTATACATGGCAGGTGGGTTG GAGAAGGAAGGAGGCTAAG GCCTTTAACTAAAGGTCAGAGAGGAGAGGTATATGAGGTTAATGGAGATCGAGTTGCTGTCATCTTGGATATTAATGAAGATAGGGTCAATGAGGGCGAGGTGGAGAACCTTAATGAGGATCATACAAAACCCCCAATTTATTGGATACATG TTAAGGACATTGAGAATGATCTTGATGCTCAATCACATGATTGCTACATAGCAGTGGAGGCTTTATGTGAG GTTTTGCATCGCAAACAACCTCTTATTGTCTATTTTCCGGACAGTTCACAATGGTTACATAAAGCTGTTCCTAAGTCACACCGAAATGAGTTTTTTCATAAGGTTGAAGAGATGTTTGACCGGTTATCTGGCCCTATAGTGTTCATTTGTGGGCAAAACAAAATTCAGTCAggatcaaaggagaaagaagaattc ACAATGATACTTCCGAACTTTGGACGTGTTGCTAAGCTG CCTCTTTCTCTGAAGCATTTAACTGAGGGAATTAAAGGGGACAAGACATCAGAAGATGATGAAATTAACAAGCTCTTCTCCAATGTTTTGAGTATACTTCCACCTAAG GATGAGAATCTGCTGGCAACATTCAAGAAACAACTTGAGGAAGATAAGAAAATTGTGACTTCACGTAGTAATTTGAATGCATTACGGAAG GTTCTCGAAGAACATCAGCTATCCTGCATGGACCTTTTGCTTGTAAATACTGATAGCATCATTTTGACAAAGCATA AAGCTGAAAAAGTGGTAGGCTGGGCAAAAAATCATTACTTGTCATCATGCTTGCTTCCTTCTATTAAAGGAGAAAGATTGTACCTACCTCGTGAAAG TCTGGAAATTGCAGTCTCAAGATTGAAGGGCCAGGAAACTATGTCACGGAAGCCTTCTCAAAGCCTCaag AACCTTGCAAAGGATGAGTTTGAGAGCAATTTCATTTCAGCTGTAGTACCTCCTGGTGAAATTGGGGTGAAATTTGATGACATAGGTGCTCTTGAAGATGTGAAAAAGGCACTTAATGAACTCGTTATTCTTCCAATGAGAAGGCCAGAGCTTTTCTCTCGTGGAAATCTGTTGCGG CCCTGTAAAGGAATTTTACTTTTTGGTCCTCCTGGCACTGGGAAAACCCTTCTGGCCAAGGCACTTGCAACTGAAGCTGGTGCAAATTTTATCAGCATAACTGGTTCGACCCTTACTTCAAAG TGGTTCGGAGATGCTGAAAAACTAACCAAAGCTCTTTTCTCATTTGCCAGCAAGCTTGCTCCTGTCATTGTATTTGTCGATGAG GTTGACAGTTTGCTTGGTGCTCGAGGTGGTGCTTTTGAGCATGAGGCCACTAGAAGAATGAGGAACGAGTTTATGGCAGCTTGGGATGGATTGAGGTCAAAAGAAAACCAAAGAATCCTTATTCTAGGTGCAACAAACCGGCCATTTGACCTTGATGATGCTGTTATTCGTCGCTTACCAAGAAG GATATATGTTGATTTACCGGATGCTGAAAACCGAATGAAGATTTTAAGAATCTTTCTTGCacaagaaaatttgaattttgattttcagTTTGACAAACTTGCAAACTTCACTGATGGATACTCTGGCAGTGATTTGAAG AACCTCTGTATTGCTGCGGCATATAGACCTGTTCAAGAACtcttagaggaagaaaagaag AGAGCCAGTAATGATACAACTTCGGTACTAAGGCCTCTTAATTTGGATGATTTTATTCAGGCAAAATCCAAg GTGGGTCCATCAGTTGCGTATGATGCAACAAGCATGAATGAGTTGAGGAAGTGGAACGAAATGTACGGAGAAGGAGGTAGTAGAACAAAAGCGCCATTTGGATTTGGGACCTGA
- the LOC100802939 gene encoding uncharacterized protein isoform X7, with amino-acid sequence MYLRRIQCRDRTWALVLQPSKYFFRPRFSDQRYFQSLSPKTTVEEYASHGRIIRKHLLGLDLCRHTSSRNSFTVPDRRPSLCLNSTQLRAYSSESDGRNASEDKHVNVNDGANFDKGQKQQEKFGKDVKYSNAHARLGEQEQEEWLNNEKLSIESKRRESPFLTTRDKFKKEFMRRIIPWEKINISWDTFPYHIHENTKNLLVECAASHLRHNKLASSFGSRLTSSSGRILLQSIPGTELYRERLVRALAQDLQVPLLVLDNSILAPYDIDDDLSSDYESDEDNAESGEEGSLESENEDDNDATNEEEWASSTETKSDASDNEDAIAAAEAHLKKIVSGESENSESSKSNDAKSSDQSGCQLRKGDRVKYIGPSVKVRDEDRPLTKGQRGEVYEVNGDRVAVILDINEDRVNEGEVENLNEDHTKPPIYWIHVKDIENDLDAQSHDCYIAVEALCEVLHRKQPLIVYFPDSSQWLHKAVPKSHRNEFFHKVEEMFDRLSGPIVFICGQNKIQSGSKEKEEFTMILPNFGRVAKLPLSLKHLTEGIKGDKTSEDDEINKLFSNVLSILPPKDENLLATFKKQLEEDKKIVTSRSNLNALRKVLEEHQLSCMDLLLVNTDSIILTKHKAEKVVGWAKNHYLSSCLLPSIKGERLYLPRESLEIAVSRLKGQETMSRKPSQSLKNLAKDEFESNFISAVVPPGEIGVKFDDIGALEDVKKALNELVILPMRRPELFSRGNLLRPCKGILLFGPPGTGKTLLAKALATEAGANFISITGSTLTSKWFGDAEKLTKALFSFASKLAPVIVFVDEVDSLLGARGGAFEHEATRRMRNEFMAAWDGLRSKENQRILILGATNRPFDLDDAVIRRLPRRIYVDLPDAENRMKILRIFLAQENLNFDFQFDKLANFTDGYSGSDLKNLCIAAAYRPVQELLEEEKKRASNDTTSVLRPLNLDDFIQAKSKVGPSVAYDATSMNELRKWNEMYGEGGSRTKAPFGFGT; translated from the exons ATGTACTTGAGGAGAATACAATGCAGAGATCGGACATGGGCTTTGGTGTTGCAGCCATCGAAATACTTCTTTAGGCCAAGATTCTCTGATCAACGATATTTTCAATCTTTGTCCCCTAAGACCACTGTGGAAGAATATGCTTCACATGGAAGGATCATCAGAAAACATCTTTTAGGCTTAGATTTATGTAGGCATACTTCATCTAGAAATAGTTTCACTGTTCCGGACCGAAGGCCTAGTTTATGTCTTAACAGTACTCAGTTACGTGCCTATAGTTCTGAAAGTGATGGAAGAAATGCAAGTGAGGATAAACATGTAAATGTTAATGATGGAGCTAACTTTGATAAAGGACAGAAACAACAAGAGAAGTTTGGGAAAGATGTCAAGTACAGCAATGCACATGCACGACTTGGAGAACAGGAACAAGAGGAATGGCTTAATAATGAGAAGCTTTCTATAGAAAGTAAAAGGAGAGAATCACCATTTTTGACAACAAGGGATAAGTTTAAAAAAGAGTTTATGAGAAGAATTATTCCTTGGGAGAAGATAAACATTTCCTGGGACACATTTCCTTATCACATTCA TGAGAATACCAAAAATCTTCTGGTGGAATGTGCTGCTTCCCATTTGAGACATAATAAGCTTGCTTCATCTTTTGGCAGTCGCCTCACATCTTCAAGTGGGAGAATATTGCTTCAGAGCATTCCTG GAACTGAGCTGTATCGTGAGAGATTGGTTAGGGCTCTTGCACAAGATTTACAAGTTCCTCTGTTAGTGCTTGATAACAGCATTCTTGCTCCTTAT GATATTGATGATGATTTATCATCAGATTACGAGTCTGACGAGGATAATGCAGAGTCTGGGGAGGAGGGTTCTTTGGAATCAGAGAATGAGGATGATAATGATGCTACAAATGAAGAAGAGTGGGCTAGCAGTACCGAGACCAAGTCAGATGCAAGTGATAATGAAGATGCAATAGCGGCTGCTGAAGCACACCTTAAGAAG ATAGTGTCTGGTGAATCTGAGAATTCTGAGTCATCTAAGTCTAATGATGCCAAATCTTCTGATCAATCTGGATGCCAGCTAAGAAAAG GTGACCGTGTGAAGTACATTGGGCCATCTGTTAAAGTTAGAGACGAGGATAG GCCTTTAACTAAAGGTCAGAGAGGAGAGGTATATGAGGTTAATGGAGATCGAGTTGCTGTCATCTTGGATATTAATGAAGATAGGGTCAATGAGGGCGAGGTGGAGAACCTTAATGAGGATCATACAAAACCCCCAATTTATTGGATACATG TTAAGGACATTGAGAATGATCTTGATGCTCAATCACATGATTGCTACATAGCAGTGGAGGCTTTATGTGAG GTTTTGCATCGCAAACAACCTCTTATTGTCTATTTTCCGGACAGTTCACAATGGTTACATAAAGCTGTTCCTAAGTCACACCGAAATGAGTTTTTTCATAAGGTTGAAGAGATGTTTGACCGGTTATCTGGCCCTATAGTGTTCATTTGTGGGCAAAACAAAATTCAGTCAggatcaaaggagaaagaagaattc ACAATGATACTTCCGAACTTTGGACGTGTTGCTAAGCTG CCTCTTTCTCTGAAGCATTTAACTGAGGGAATTAAAGGGGACAAGACATCAGAAGATGATGAAATTAACAAGCTCTTCTCCAATGTTTTGAGTATACTTCCACCTAAG GATGAGAATCTGCTGGCAACATTCAAGAAACAACTTGAGGAAGATAAGAAAATTGTGACTTCACGTAGTAATTTGAATGCATTACGGAAG GTTCTCGAAGAACATCAGCTATCCTGCATGGACCTTTTGCTTGTAAATACTGATAGCATCATTTTGACAAAGCATA AAGCTGAAAAAGTGGTAGGCTGGGCAAAAAATCATTACTTGTCATCATGCTTGCTTCCTTCTATTAAAGGAGAAAGATTGTACCTACCTCGTGAAAG TCTGGAAATTGCAGTCTCAAGATTGAAGGGCCAGGAAACTATGTCACGGAAGCCTTCTCAAAGCCTCaag AACCTTGCAAAGGATGAGTTTGAGAGCAATTTCATTTCAGCTGTAGTACCTCCTGGTGAAATTGGGGTGAAATTTGATGACATAGGTGCTCTTGAAGATGTGAAAAAGGCACTTAATGAACTCGTTATTCTTCCAATGAGAAGGCCAGAGCTTTTCTCTCGTGGAAATCTGTTGCGG CCCTGTAAAGGAATTTTACTTTTTGGTCCTCCTGGCACTGGGAAAACCCTTCTGGCCAAGGCACTTGCAACTGAAGCTGGTGCAAATTTTATCAGCATAACTGGTTCGACCCTTACTTCAAAG TGGTTCGGAGATGCTGAAAAACTAACCAAAGCTCTTTTCTCATTTGCCAGCAAGCTTGCTCCTGTCATTGTATTTGTCGATGAG GTTGACAGTTTGCTTGGTGCTCGAGGTGGTGCTTTTGAGCATGAGGCCACTAGAAGAATGAGGAACGAGTTTATGGCAGCTTGGGATGGATTGAGGTCAAAAGAAAACCAAAGAATCCTTATTCTAGGTGCAACAAACCGGCCATTTGACCTTGATGATGCTGTTATTCGTCGCTTACCAAGAAG GATATATGTTGATTTACCGGATGCTGAAAACCGAATGAAGATTTTAAGAATCTTTCTTGCacaagaaaatttgaattttgattttcagTTTGACAAACTTGCAAACTTCACTGATGGATACTCTGGCAGTGATTTGAAG AACCTCTGTATTGCTGCGGCATATAGACCTGTTCAAGAACtcttagaggaagaaaagaag AGAGCCAGTAATGATACAACTTCGGTACTAAGGCCTCTTAATTTGGATGATTTTATTCAGGCAAAATCCAAg GTGGGTCCATCAGTTGCGTATGATGCAACAAGCATGAATGAGTTGAGGAAGTGGAACGAAATGTACGGAGAAGGAGGTAGTAGAACAAAAGCGCCATTTGGATTTGGGACCTGA